From the Macaca nemestrina isolate mMacNem1 chromosome 18, mMacNem.hap1, whole genome shotgun sequence genome, the window AAAGATGAGAggactgggcgcagtgggtcacgcctgtaattccagcactttgggaggccaaggcgggcagatcacctgacatcaggagttcaagagcaccctggccaacatggtgaaaccccgtctctactaaaaacacaaaaattagccaggtgtgatggcacacgcctgtaatcccagctactcaggagactgaggcacgagaatcgcttgaacctgcgaggtggaggttgcggtgagtcgagatcgtgccattgcactctaacctggagcaagactccacctcaaagaaaaaataaaataaaataaaataaagatgagagAGTAGAAAGTCTGAGAAGTATCCTGACCAAGGcctcatacattaaaaaaaaaaatggcagagcTAGGTTTTGAATCGAGGTCTGTCTGCCTCTAAAGCCTAAGCTCTTAGTCTCTGTGCATTCATGTTCCTTTTCATATTATTTGCCCAAGTTCACAGACAGAGGGTGGCAGAGACAAGATATAAACAGAACACTTCTGACGGCAGGTCcagtgatgtttcccttcctctctttaaGCCTGAGATGAAGCCACAGTTCAGGAGATACAGAGATCACTGTGGACTGGGAAGGACAAGGTATTCATTTCCTAGTATTTGACCTGATTCATTAATGTGCAGGGCAGCTATGAATGTCAGCGGTCCCTCCTCTGCAAAGTCTTAACTGTTTAACCCTCTCGTATGCCACTTCTGTGATGCCTTGTGAGTCAAACTTCAAACACAAATGTCTTGTTCCCTTTCAAACAGCTTTTTGACTTGTTTAGTCAGCCAAGAGCACATACACATGGCAGGACTGAAAAACACAAGATTACTGTagggcctcggcctcccaaaatgttgggattatgatgtgagtcactgtgtctaGCTGTGGAGAGTTTAAATACCACCACAAGATCTCATAGCTGGTCCAGGCAATCTGTTTCCCCagtttggatcttttttttttttttttttttttttttttgagacacggtctcgctctgtcacccaggctggaatacagtggtgtgatcacggctcactgcagcctcaacctcctgggctcaagcaatcctcctgactcagtcttctgagtagctgagaccacaggtgcatgccatcacactcggctaatttttttttttttttttttttttgcaattttgtagagactgggttttccCATGCTTCCCAGACTCAGTTTCCAACTTTATGATACCTTTTCACTTATATTGCACATGTTCCTAATTCTTGAAGTGAATGAAATCTTTCTCCTTAAATACTCTATTTTGAATATGTATCTGGGAGGCCCTCCACTGGGCATTCACAGCGTTGGGGGTACCATGGAAATCTGCCCCAGCCTCTGCACTGGGCATGCTCCAAGTCTTCCCTCTTACCATTCTTCGTTAAGGGCCGACGTTCTCGCTTTCGGTTCAGCTGTTCCTGGTGTACTGAGTGGAGGCTTCCAGCTTCCTCCCGAGACACCACCTTGGGATGGGTCTCCACCTGCTCTGGCTGGAAGTCTGCTACCTCCCACGCTGCTCCAAGTAGGGCATGCTTCTCCGGGTGCACGGGACTGCTGACCTGAGAAATGAAGTCAATACCATAAGAGGGAGTAAAACAGGCCCATATCAGGGCAAAATTCTCCTAGGAAAGACATCAAAGAAGGACAGAGACATGAGAAGGAATGAAAATTCCACTCCATCCCCAATGGAGTATCTGAGAGCGCTGGGCTAAGAGTACTGTCCAGCAGTCTGGGTGTAAGGTAACAGAAGagcattcttttttctgaaacagagtttcgctcttgttgcccaggctagagtgcaatggcaccatcttggctcactgcaacctccacctcccaggttcaagcaattctcctgcctcagcctcccaagtagctggtattacaggcatgcaccaatacacctggctaactttgtatttttttagtagagatggggtttcactatgttggtcaggctggtctcgaattcctgacctcaggtgatcaatccgcctcagcctcccaaggtgctgggattacaaatgtgagccaccacgtccagccagaGTAATCTTTATTACTAAACAGAGGGGGAAATCTGTCAGGAGTGAAAGAGCCTCCTTGTTGCTAGAATAGATATTACTTGACTCTTTATATTTGTTAAATTCGCAAAGAAGTAAAAGTTACCAGGACATGAATATATTCACTAGTGAAATGAAAACTTCCAAAATTAATATCcacatctatctgtctatcccTGACGAACACAGGAAACTGCTGATAGATCTATACACAATGCAAGTCCGGTGCAAGGTGAAACTGCAAATCTTGCAAATACTGCAGGATTTCACGAGGTTCATGAAAGGGAGGTTGAAGAACAACTAGAAGAGCATGCAAGCCACTGAGAAATGAAGATGTGGCAGTTAGACTGGAGGAGAGTGACAGAAATGACAGCATGAGAGCACTTCAGAAGACACTGAGTGGAACAGTAAATGCTTGGAGACAGCTCTGGGATAACGAAtgaagtctttttatttatttatttatttttaaagggggAACAGAATAGCCTTTTTTGATCAAAATGCATAAGTGAACCTCTATGACGCAAAACCATATTGTTCTCTTATATTGTTTTGTTGCAAACATTATGCCAATGACGACGATAAATGCTTAGGTGAATAATGTCTGGTTTCCATTGCAAGGTAATATTTCAACCAAAgcttttacttttgtatttcatATGAAACTCTGATCCCCTTTTAAGTGGATTCACTTAAAGTGAAAATATCCCCTTACAGGGTCTTTTATTAGTACCATTTATCTTTCTCTGAAAAGCACTTCTTTCTACAATACATCCTGCCCACATGCCTTTCCCATTCCATTTTTTCTAAGTACAAAAATTTGGAAAAtcctctctcacctgctgccttAGTCTTCCAGTCTCTTTTTCCAAATGCACTACCAGGGCCACCGCTTCCTCTCCACTTTGCGGACACTGCTTCTGTGCCCAAGCCTGAATCTTCTCGGGTAAAATGGTGAGAAACTGCTCAATCACCAGCAGCTCAAGTATTTGCTCCTTGGAACGCATTTCTGGCTTCAGCCACCGGCAGCAAAGTTCCCAGAGTTTACTGAAAGCTTCATGGGGTCCGGTCACATCCTCGTAACAGAATTGCCTGAAGCATTTGCGGAAGGTCTCACAGCTATCCGATCCTTCCAGAATGGGCTCTGATGCCCACTCGGGGTCCTTTTCCATCTTCATTATTAGGCATCCCTCAACCTCCAGGGGCGAGTCGATCTGAGAGTCGAGGGCCACAGCCATGCTGCAGCCCAGGGGTCAATTTCACGTCTAGCTCAAGGTGGGGACCCAAAGAAGACGCCAAGCGCTCCCTGCTTAATCTTCCTGGGAGTGTGGTAAGGTAGGGAGGTAAAAACGGCCAGGTCAGCAGGAACAGGGTATTCCAGGCTGATTAATCAAATCTATGCCAGGCCCTTGAAAAGGTGAATGTATACCCTAAGATGCAAAAGCCCGGCCTCTTCTCCAAACAAGATGTGACCCCGCAATGTGGTTTTCCAGGGTGCATCCCTCTTAGTGCAAAGTCGGAAACCGGGAGGCTGGAGGACTGGTAGAAAAATGAAGCTGGTTGAGGAAAGGCTGGGCGGAGGCGGACAGCCGGGCCAGGAGGGGGTGTGTCCGCTACTCCAGGGTCGGGCTCCGAGAGGCGAGGCCCCGAGTGGGTGGGGCCGGATGTGCAGGCCCCGCCCGGCGCCAGAGTCCGGGCTCGGGTCACGGCAGCATGCCCGGGCCGCTGCGGATGCCGCTGGGGCCTGGCGGAGTCCGAGAGCGGCGCCGGGCTCTTTCGGGCCCACTACGGCCCCAACCGTCCTCAGGAAACCTCTGCCCACTGAGGAAAGGCCACAAAAACCGTTCCGCTCGGAACGGAGAAGAGCCGCAGGCCGAAGCTAGGCCTCGCAGGGGGCAGCGGCCGCCTCCTCGCGTTCGGCCTCGTCCACTCGGCCCGCGGAGAGCGCGGGGGGCGCTGGGAGCCGCAGCCACGCATGCGCCGCCTGCCACCAAGCGCCGCGGGGCCCGCGCGAGGCGTCCTCGCGGgcgaggggctgggggagggggcccGTGTGGAGGACTCTCGCGAGAGCGCGCTGCGCGGCGACTGGGCGCCGAGGGTCCTCCCGGAGCGGAGGGACACAGAGGGACTCTAGGGCACCTGCCATCGCGAACAGTATGGGAGCGGGAGGCGAGTGCCGCTTCAGGCGGAGAATCCAGGCGGTGGCGGGACCTCCCTGAGGCGGAGTTGCCGCCACCGAGGCCTGGCTGCCCGGGAAGAAGAGCACGGGAGCGCGGACTCGTGTTGCTGGCGGAGGGACACGGAGTTGCGGCGGAGGGATTTGGGCCGTGTTCCTGAACCAGGGCCGCGGTCGCGGCTGGAGTGGGTCACCAGACTCCGTGGGACTTTCATGCCCTGGCGGAGGCGCACGTGTGGCCTTTGCCTTTGGCGGCGGAGGGATCTGTGCGTGGCTCCAGGTTTTTCCTGGCGCTGTCCCAGCTCAGTGCTTTCTTGTTGCCTCTGGCGTTGGGGAGGTGGATGTGGTCGAGCCTGAGGAGAAGGGGGCAGAGGGGTCTCGGGGCCAGCGTTCCGCCACCCAGGCCCGAGCTTGCCCCCTCATGGTGCTGCCCCTGTCCCCGATTTCATAGACTGGCTTTCCCTCtcgagcacctactatgtgccaggctgcGCTTTGCGCGCTTGGCAGAGGCAACAGTGTCACCAGGGGGTGCTGGTTTCTC encodes:
- the LOC105485046 gene encoding collagen, type I, alpha 1a-like, with protein sequence MPGPLRMPLGPGGVRERRRALSGPLRPQPSSGNLCPLRKGHKNRSARNGEEPQAEARPRRGQRPPPRVRPRPLGPRRARGALGAAATHAPPATKRRGARARRPRGRGAGGGGPCGGLSRERAARRLGAEGPPGAEGHRGTLGHLPSRTVWEREASAASGGESRRWRDLPEAELPPPRPGCPGRRARERGLVLLAEGHGVAAEGFGPCS